One genomic window of Tepidamorphus gemmatus includes the following:
- a CDS encoding class I SAM-dependent methyltransferase, with protein sequence MTHIEPIAAPRAIAVDGDLGQLPNTLDLFFERLAPAAHSQWAWDHYKETVVGLACEFGLDRFIEIGGGRDPLFTPEEIASAAVRFTINDISPDELRFAPAAFDKACFDVAGAGDELAEFTGRFDLVFSRMVFEHVKDAQQAWTNTHRLLVPGGVAIAFIPTLYAIPYLVNLAIPEAVSRRIVRLLYAHRTDDEDPKFPAHYDWCYGDGRRLAPRLAAIGFREVKVIPFWHHEYFQSIPVVRQIDNLLNRVAAGRDWRWLTSYAYIVARK encoded by the coding sequence ATGACGCATATCGAACCGATCGCGGCGCCACGCGCCATTGCCGTCGATGGTGATCTCGGCCAGTTGCCGAACACGCTCGACCTCTTCTTCGAGCGACTTGCACCCGCTGCCCATTCGCAATGGGCGTGGGATCACTACAAGGAGACGGTCGTCGGTCTGGCGTGCGAGTTCGGCCTTGACCGGTTCATCGAGATCGGTGGCGGGCGCGATCCGCTGTTCACGCCGGAGGAGATCGCATCCGCAGCGGTTCGCTTCACCATCAACGACATCTCGCCCGACGAACTGCGGTTCGCGCCGGCCGCTTTCGACAAGGCGTGCTTCGACGTGGCGGGGGCAGGGGACGAGCTTGCCGAATTCACCGGCCGGTTCGACCTTGTCTTCTCGCGGATGGTGTTCGAGCACGTGAAGGACGCGCAGCAGGCCTGGACGAACACCCATCGGCTACTGGTGCCGGGCGGTGTCGCGATCGCCTTCATCCCGACCCTCTATGCCATTCCCTATCTGGTCAACCTGGCCATCCCGGAGGCGGTTTCGCGGCGGATCGTCCGGCTGCTCTATGCCCACCGCACCGACGACGAGGACCCGAAGTTCCCGGCCCACTACGACTGGTGTTACGGCGATGGTCGCAGACTCGCGCCCCGTCTGGCCGCCATCGGCTTCCGCGAGGTCAAGGTGATCCCGTTCTGGCATCACGAATATTTCCAGTCGATTCCGGTGGTCCGCCAGATCGACAATCTGCTCAACCGTGTTGCCGCCGGGCGCGATTGGCGGTGGCTCACCAGCTACGCCTATATTGTCGCCCGCAAATAG
- a CDS encoding sulfotransferase family 2 domain-containing protein codes for MSIINHTFGFVFVHVPKCAGTTVAMALSQASAYCDIEIGATPLGQAMADHYATRHGIGKHATAIQIRNVLGQAAWMRMFSFAFMRDPLARAQSTYRFLKHKFRNWRGAEVMDGFGSFEQFVVSDFFRSPGPDNILAPQLRWIGRPPAVDFIGRVETLEEDFALILETIGIPPSKREPMMRLGRRNRTDVLADSEAISPEVEAIVRDRYREDYVFLERLDTSRSYRSLPAARVRNDAI; via the coding sequence ATGAGCATCATCAACCACACATTCGGCTTCGTCTTCGTGCATGTCCCCAAATGCGCGGGGACGACCGTGGCGATGGCGCTGAGCCAGGCGAGCGCCTATTGCGACATCGAGATCGGCGCAACGCCGCTGGGGCAGGCGATGGCCGACCACTACGCCACCCGTCACGGCATCGGCAAGCATGCGACGGCCATCCAGATCCGCAACGTGCTTGGTCAGGCGGCCTGGATGCGTATGTTCAGCTTCGCCTTCATGCGCGATCCGCTTGCGCGCGCGCAGTCGACCTACCGGTTCCTGAAGCACAAGTTCCGCAACTGGCGCGGGGCGGAGGTCATGGATGGATTCGGCAGTTTCGAACAGTTCGTCGTCAGCGACTTCTTCCGCTCGCCCGGTCCAGACAACATCCTCGCACCGCAGCTGCGCTGGATCGGCCGCCCGCCGGCCGTCGATTTCATCGGCCGCGTGGAGACGCTCGAGGAGGATTTTGCCCTCATCCTCGAGACGATCGGCATCCCGCCGTCGAAACGCGAGCCGATGATGCGTTTGGGCAGGCGCAACCGGACCGACGTCCTGGCCGACAGCGAGGCAATCTCGCCCGAGGTCGAGGCCATCGTCCGCGATCGCTACCGCGAGGACTACGTTTTCCTCGAGCGCCTGGACACCTCGCGATCGTACCGGTCGCTCCCCGCCGCCCGGGTTCGCAACGACGCAATCTGA
- a CDS encoding mannose-1-phosphate guanylyltransferase/mannose-6-phosphate isomerase: MTRLVHTVMCGGSGTRLWPWSRQSYPKQFLSLGGDRSLLQATVSRLPQAGQPVETIVIGNEEHRFLIAEQLRQVGLSAEILLEPEMRNTAPVALIAALRAQEKFGDDCLVLLAPADHIIGDASAYRAAVATAMAAARSGRVVTFGVTPDRPETGYGYIERGAPLAGIDGAESVDSFREKPDREVAEAYLASGRFCWNAGIFLFAPQVLLAAAHRLEPRMLDLCRAACAGASRDLDFLRLAREPYCDLPSISFDYAFAERLQGAMAVVPVAMGWSDIGSWQSLRLAHTGLGSRENVASGAVELIDCEGVLAMSDGPLIVAHGLEDLVVVASADAVYVGAADRSEELRKVVGELQAHGRPQAISHSRTYRPWGWYQTLNVGDRYQVKEIVVYPGGRLSLQSHHHRAEHWVVVRGTARVTVDDNVRLVTENESVYIPLRSVHRLENPGRIPMHLIEVQTGSYLDEDDIVRYDDIYGRS; the protein is encoded by the coding sequence ATGACACGATTGGTCCATACCGTGATGTGCGGCGGATCCGGCACCCGCCTGTGGCCGTGGTCGCGACAGTCCTATCCCAAGCAGTTCCTGTCGCTCGGTGGCGACCGCTCCCTTCTGCAGGCCACCGTAAGCCGATTGCCGCAAGCCGGCCAGCCTGTCGAAACCATCGTCATCGGCAACGAGGAACACCGGTTCCTGATCGCCGAGCAGCTTCGCCAGGTCGGACTGTCTGCGGAGATCCTGCTCGAGCCAGAAATGCGCAATACGGCGCCCGTTGCCCTGATCGCCGCGCTGCGGGCTCAGGAGAAGTTCGGCGACGACTGTCTGGTTCTGCTGGCCCCCGCCGATCACATCATCGGCGATGCCTCGGCTTATCGCGCGGCGGTGGCAACGGCGATGGCGGCAGCACGGTCCGGACGGGTGGTGACCTTCGGCGTCACGCCCGATCGTCCGGAGACGGGCTACGGCTATATCGAGCGGGGCGCACCGCTCGCCGGGATCGACGGCGCAGAGTCGGTGGACAGTTTTCGCGAGAAGCCCGACCGCGAGGTTGCCGAAGCGTATCTGGCGAGCGGCAGGTTCTGCTGGAACGCAGGCATCTTCCTGTTCGCACCGCAGGTGCTGCTGGCTGCGGCGCATCGGCTTGAACCGCGGATGCTGGACCTCTGCCGGGCGGCCTGTGCCGGCGCGTCACGTGATCTGGACTTCCTCAGGCTGGCGCGCGAGCCGTATTGCGACCTTCCGTCGATATCCTTCGACTATGCCTTTGCCGAGCGCCTGCAAGGCGCAATGGCCGTGGTACCGGTTGCGATGGGATGGTCCGACATCGGCTCCTGGCAGTCGCTGAGACTGGCGCATACGGGGCTTGGCTCTCGCGAGAACGTCGCATCAGGGGCGGTGGAACTCATCGATTGTGAGGGCGTGCTGGCGATGAGCGACGGGCCGCTGATCGTCGCGCACGGGCTCGAGGACCTGGTCGTCGTCGCCAGTGCCGATGCTGTCTATGTCGGTGCGGCCGACCGCAGCGAGGAACTGCGCAAGGTCGTGGGCGAATTGCAGGCCCACGGTCGGCCGCAGGCGATATCCCATTCCCGCACCTACCGTCCCTGGGGGTGGTACCAGACGCTCAACGTGGGAGATCGCTACCAGGTCAAGGAGATTGTCGTCTATCCGGGTGGCCGGCTGTCGTTGCAGTCGCATCATCACAGGGCCGAGCACTGGGTAGTGGTGCGCGGTACGGCGCGGGTGACGGTCGACGACAACGTGCGGCTCGTCACCGAGAACGAGTCGGTCTACATTCCGCTTCGCTCCGTGCACCGGCTGGAGAATCCTGGGCGCATCCCCATGCATCTGATCGAGGTTCAGACCGGCAGCTATCTCGACGAGGACGACATCGTCCGCTACGACGACATCTACGGACGAAGCTGA
- a CDS encoding glycosyltransferase, which translates to MLRRILPKVRRLRRPSKLEEPIAAQLFDTDFYLAAYPDVAASGENPLRDYLDRGWQEGRQPHALFDGAWYLERYPDVRASGINPLVHYLTTGHAEARSPXXXAWYLERYPDVRASGINPLVHYLTTGHAEARSPHPLFDAQWYLAAYPDVAASGENPLRDYLDRGWREGRQPHALFDSAWYLERYPDVRASGINPLVHYLTTGHAEARSPHPLFDAQWYLDHNPDVRAAGVNPLVHYVMAGYREGRDPHPSFAGDWYVRTYMGGQRDAAPLIHYVVAGWKAGARPNPDFDLPGSGNGHLLTAADEAFRWFAAGKPAEGGPWFSVGPFLKSIFGPEVMVRIESYYRRYRLVPDGGRPPSPPQSEAEIAAWIAEMSDRLAGATVGADIVPDVSIIIPVFNNISQTMACLHSLADLKPRRSFEIIIADDASTDATPEVISRLPGVVLARSDVNGGFIANCNRAAVEARGRYLVFLNNDTIVLPGWLDELVDTLERDDSIGLVGSKLIFGNGRLQEAGGIVWRDGSAWNYGRDQDPMRPEFSYLRDVDYISGASILLRRELWWEMGGFDPWYDVAYAEDVDLAFRIQASGRRVVLQPWSMVLHFEGATSGTDIRKGVKAYQVSNLRKLRKRWRDRLEGHRPDGVGVMRERERGVTKRVLVVDALTPNPDNDAGSVFTVELIRLFQAIGYKVSFWPQDAPGFDRTLTPSLQRIGVEAIYSPYYRSLGGYLAEHGELFDVVFIFRHYCASKLIPLVREFAPQARLIFHPADLHFIREARATGIGSSAKPSSALRLTQAYEIFCAVSSDVTIVHSHYEKDVLALHAPDATVRVFPWIVDPVPLGPGFAARHHIAYLGGYGHPPNVDAVRYFAEAIWPLIRRRNPEMVFKVVGSRVPAEISALHGRDNIEVIGFVEDLQELFDSIRILVAPIRYGAGLKGKVASALAYGVPVVATSCAAEGMALVDGEQVLVRDDPEQFAEAVLWVYDDETLWQKLSAGGQAFVEEVFSRRRGLDRLREIVDAPLGTPAAGPAAAAPAVADRARERVAS; encoded by the coding sequence ATGTTGAGACGAATCCTACCGAAGGTCAGGCGGCTGCGACGTCCATCCAAACTTGAGGAACCGATTGCCGCGCAGCTGTTCGACACGGATTTCTACCTGGCCGCCTATCCCGACGTTGCGGCATCGGGCGAGAATCCGCTCCGCGATTATCTCGACCGCGGCTGGCAGGAAGGGCGCCAGCCCCATGCCCTGTTCGACGGCGCCTGGTATCTTGAGCGCTATCCGGACGTTCGCGCGTCCGGCATCAACCCGCTTGTGCATTACCTGACCACCGGCCACGCCGAAGCCCGTTCGCCGCANNNNNNCGCCTGGTATCTTGAGCGCTATCCGGACGTTCGCGCGTCCGGCATCAACCCGCTTGTGCATTACCTGACCACCGGCCACGCCGAAGCCCGTTCGCCGCATCCGCTGTTCGATGCGCAGTGGTACCTGGCCGCCTATCCCGACGTTGCGGCATCGGGCGAGAATCCGCTCCGCGATTATCTCGACCGCGGCTGGCGGGAAGGGCGCCAGCCCCATGCCCTGTTCGACAGTGCCTGGTATCTTGAGCGCTATCCGGACGTTCGCGCGTCCGGCATCAACCCGCTTGTGCATTACCTGACCACCGGCCACGCCGAAGCCCGTTCGCCGCATCCGCTGTTCGATGCGCAATGGTACCTGGACCACAACCCGGATGTGCGCGCGGCGGGAGTCAATCCGCTGGTCCATTACGTCATGGCGGGATATCGCGAGGGCCGCGATCCGCATCCCTCCTTCGCCGGCGACTGGTATGTCCGCACCTATATGGGCGGGCAGCGCGATGCGGCGCCCCTGATCCATTATGTCGTGGCAGGCTGGAAGGCCGGCGCACGTCCGAACCCCGACTTCGACCTGCCGGGTTCGGGCAACGGTCACTTGCTGACGGCGGCCGACGAGGCATTCCGCTGGTTCGCCGCGGGCAAGCCCGCCGAAGGCGGTCCGTGGTTCTCGGTCGGCCCGTTCCTAAAGAGCATTTTCGGTCCCGAGGTGATGGTTCGGATCGAGAGCTATTACCGCCGCTATCGTCTGGTGCCGGACGGGGGCCGGCCGCCCTCGCCGCCGCAGTCGGAGGCGGAGATTGCAGCCTGGATCGCGGAGATGTCGGACCGGCTCGCGGGCGCGACCGTCGGGGCCGACATTGTCCCGGATGTCTCGATCATCATTCCGGTCTTCAACAACATTTCGCAGACGATGGCCTGCCTGCATTCGCTGGCCGATCTGAAGCCACGCCGCAGTTTCGAGATCATCATCGCCGATGATGCCTCGACTGACGCGACGCCTGAGGTGATATCTCGCCTCCCGGGTGTCGTCCTGGCGCGCAGCGACGTCAACGGCGGTTTCATCGCCAACTGCAATCGCGCCGCCGTCGAGGCCAGGGGGCGGTACCTGGTCTTTCTCAACAATGACACGATCGTCCTACCGGGCTGGCTCGACGAACTCGTCGACACGCTGGAACGTGACGACTCGATCGGTCTCGTCGGCTCCAAGCTGATCTTCGGCAATGGCCGCCTGCAGGAGGCCGGCGGGATCGTCTGGCGGGATGGTTCGGCCTGGAATTATGGCCGCGACCAGGACCCGATGCGGCCGGAGTTCAGCTATCTGCGCGACGTCGACTACATCTCCGGCGCGTCCATCCTGCTCAGGCGTGAGCTGTGGTGGGAGATGGGCGGCTTCGATCCCTGGTACGACGTCGCCTATGCCGAAGACGTCGATCTCGCCTTCCGAATCCAGGCGTCCGGGCGGCGTGTGGTGCTGCAGCCCTGGTCGATGGTGCTGCATTTCGAGGGGGCGACCTCGGGCACAGACATCCGCAAGGGCGTGAAGGCCTATCAGGTGTCCAACCTCAGGAAGCTGCGCAAGCGCTGGCGCGACAGGCTCGAGGGGCACCGCCCCGACGGCGTCGGCGTGATGCGCGAGCGCGAGCGTGGCGTCACGAAGCGGGTCCTCGTCGTCGATGCGCTGACGCCAAATCCGGACAACGATGCGGGCTCGGTGTTCACCGTCGAGCTCATCAGGTTGTTCCAGGCCATCGGCTACAAGGTCAGCTTCTGGCCTCAGGATGCCCCTGGGTTTGACCGGACTCTGACGCCGTCGTTGCAGCGCATCGGCGTCGAGGCCATCTACAGTCCGTACTACCGCTCGCTGGGCGGGTACCTTGCCGAGCATGGCGAACTGTTCGATGTGGTGTTCATCTTCCGGCACTACTGCGCCTCGAAACTGATTCCGCTCGTGCGTGAATTCGCCCCGCAGGCAAGGCTGATATTCCACCCGGCCGACCTTCATTTCATCCGTGAGGCCCGGGCGACCGGGATCGGCAGCTCTGCCAAGCCGTCGAGCGCACTGCGGCTGACACAGGCATACGAGATCTTCTGTGCCGTCTCCTCGGATGTCACGATCGTCCACAGCCACTACGAGAAGGATGTCCTTGCCCTGCATGCCCCGGACGCCACCGTCCGGGTCTTCCCCTGGATCGTCGATCCGGTTCCGCTGGGACCCGGTTTCGCAGCGCGGCATCACATCGCCTATCTGGGCGGCTACGGTCACCCTCCGAATGTCGATGCCGTGCGCTACTTTGCCGAGGCGATCTGGCCGCTGATCCGCCGGCGGAATCCTGAGATGGTGTTCAAGGTCGTTGGCAGCAGGGTGCCGGCCGAAATCTCGGCACTGCACGGCCGGGACAACATCGAGGTCATCGGCTTCGTCGAGGACCTGCAGGAGCTGTTCGATTCGATACGCATCCTGGTGGCGCCGATCCGCTATGGCGCTGGTCTCAAGGGCAAGGTCGCCTCGGCGCTGGCGTACGGCGTTCCGGTGGTTGCGACCTCCTGCGCCGCCGAGGGCATGGCGCTTGTCGATGGCGAGCAGGTGCTCGTGCGCGACGATCCCGAACAGTTCGCCGAGGCGGTGCTGTGGGTCTATGACGACGAGACGCTCTGGCAGAAGCTCTCCGCCGGCGGTCAGGCGTTTGTCGAGGAGGTGTTCAGCAGGCGAAGAGGGCTGGACCGCCTCCGGGAGATCGTCGATGCGCCGTTGGGGACGCCGGCGGCGGGGCCCGCCGCTGCCGCGCCCGCCGTTGCCGACCGTGCCCGGGAGCGCGTAGCGTCCTGA
- a CDS encoding sulfotransferase family 2 domain-containing protein has translation MSIKTAIIVTGLTVDTPAVWADRVAALTGAAAPDAVASAALDEIADRALGSVGLALDRPGPLLVQGLTPGQAARLLDETVRLRFASELCARLQSAVAPADSIVVGAPAAAVLPGLYRDALQRLGYRPHVILVADPPPVVAAAVHRSSGRPVARTLRLWAQHACSVLAEAGCSAVLDPAADEIEQRRVLSALISGDSAVVDAPSGSLAADLPGSPRIAPLVRDLWHLIRRWNGLAEDARATEARALTLRLFDAMVLGEHAVIKPPAVFAVPAAKPVCQAGPRTVVLHYHLFKNAGTSVDAMLRHNFGEAWAEQEFPAAGGRAVGRSNAAEVAAYIAANPQLRALSSHTALLPEPTIEGVDIFPVLFIRHPIDRLASAYRFERRQNADTFGARLARQTDFAGYVRCLLDRPGSGVARNFQVMRLAYGTPGPDGSEFERAIRTLDRLPFIGLVEAFEQSLDELERLLAPIHPGFRAVAYTKNVSRDGGDSLADRLAAIEAELGTELYARLIDANAHDLDLFRIVAERYKRIAA, from the coding sequence ATGTCAATCAAGACGGCGATCATCGTCACCGGTCTGACCGTAGACACGCCTGCCGTTTGGGCGGACCGTGTCGCGGCCCTGACCGGGGCCGCCGCACCCGACGCCGTCGCATCCGCAGCGCTCGATGAGATCGCCGACCGCGCACTCGGCAGCGTCGGGCTCGCGCTTGACCGGCCGGGTCCACTCCTGGTCCAGGGATTGACGCCCGGGCAGGCGGCGCGGCTGCTCGACGAGACCGTCCGTCTGCGCTTCGCCTCTGAACTGTGTGCCCGGCTGCAATCGGCGGTCGCGCCGGCCGACAGCATCGTCGTCGGCGCCCCGGCTGCCGCGGTCCTGCCCGGGCTCTATCGCGATGCGCTGCAGCGGCTGGGCTACCGGCCGCATGTCATTCTGGTCGCTGACCCGCCGCCGGTCGTCGCTGCAGCCGTGCACAGATCATCGGGCAGGCCGGTTGCGCGGACTCTGCGGCTGTGGGCACAGCATGCCTGCAGCGTGCTCGCCGAGGCCGGCTGCTCCGCCGTGCTCGATCCGGCCGCCGACGAAATCGAACAGCGGCGCGTGCTGTCCGCCCTGATCTCCGGGGATTCTGCCGTTGTGGACGCGCCAAGCGGTTCGCTTGCGGCCGATCTGCCTGGATCACCGCGCATTGCCCCCTTGGTCAGGGATCTGTGGCATCTCATCCGACGCTGGAACGGGCTGGCGGAGGATGCCCGGGCCACCGAGGCACGGGCCCTGACACTGCGGCTCTTCGACGCGATGGTGCTCGGCGAGCATGCCGTCATCAAGCCGCCGGCCGTGTTCGCGGTGCCGGCGGCGAAGCCGGTGTGCCAGGCAGGTCCGCGGACAGTGGTCCTGCACTATCATCTGTTCAAGAATGCCGGAACATCCGTCGACGCCATGTTGCGGCATAACTTCGGCGAGGCGTGGGCCGAGCAGGAGTTCCCGGCCGCTGGCGGACGGGCTGTCGGCCGCAGCAACGCCGCAGAGGTGGCTGCCTATATCGCAGCCAATCCGCAGCTCAGGGCCCTGTCCTCCCACACCGCCCTGCTGCCGGAGCCCACCATCGAGGGAGTCGACATCTTCCCGGTCCTGTTCATCCGCCACCCGATCGACCGGCTGGCCTCGGCATATCGGTTCGAGCGTCGGCAGAACGCCGACACCTTCGGCGCGCGTCTTGCGCGGCAGACGGATTTCGCCGGCTATGTGCGCTGCCTTCTCGATCGTCCCGGTAGCGGCGTTGCCCGCAACTTCCAGGTCATGCGCCTGGCCTATGGAACGCCAGGCCCGGACGGCTCCGAATTCGAACGGGCGATCAGGACCCTCGACCGACTGCCTTTCATTGGCCTCGTCGAGGCGTTCGAGCAGTCGCTCGATGAACTCGAGCGACTCCTGGCCCCCATCCATCCCGGCTTCCGTGCCGTCGCCTACACGAAGAACGTCAGTCGCGACGGCGGAGACTCGCTGGCCGACAGGCTTGCAGCAATCGAAGCCGAGCTCGGGACCGAGCTCTATGCCCGGTTGATCGACGCCAATGCGCACGACCTCGACCTGTTCCGAATTGTAGCCGAACGCTATAAGAGGATCGCGGCGTAG
- a CDS encoding MerR family transcriptional regulator codes for MSEKSPEAFRTISEVAEELDLPQHVLRFWETRFSQIKPMKRGGGRRYYRPEDVNLLRGIRHLLYGEGYTIKGVQRILKEQGVRYVMGVWLEGEAPEAHAAPAARLEPDPGDVEEADRAPSATEPQADPPGLLSEAESVASARSARPPTEAPFSVAKPAEADIYAPKPRTQRVGEPVSIEVAPGGGLSAEQTRQLKAALFELMECKRLLDDVRR; via the coding sequence ATGTCCGAGAAATCACCCGAAGCGTTCCGGACGATCAGCGAAGTCGCCGAGGAACTCGACCTGCCGCAGCACGTGCTGCGCTTCTGGGAAACCCGCTTCAGCCAGATCAAGCCGATGAAGCGCGGCGGCGGCCGCCGTTACTATCGGCCCGAGGATGTCAATCTGCTGCGCGGCATCCGCCATCTGCTCTATGGCGAAGGATATACCATCAAGGGTGTGCAGCGCATCCTCAAGGAACAGGGGGTGCGATATGTGATGGGCGTCTGGCTCGAGGGCGAGGCGCCCGAGGCGCACGCCGCGCCCGCAGCTAGGCTGGAGCCGGATCCCGGCGATGTCGAGGAGGCGGATCGCGCGCCGTCGGCAACCGAGCCGCAGGCTGATCCGCCCGGATTGCTTTCCGAGGCCGAATCCGTCGCTTCCGCGAGGTCGGCGCGGCCTCCTACCGAAGCTCCGTTTTCGGTCGCGAAACCCGCCGAGGCCGACATCTATGCTCCGAAGCCGCGCACGCAGCGCGTCGGCGAACCGGTGTCGATCGAGGTGGCGCCGGGAGGAGGGCTTTCGGCCGAACAGACGAGGCAGCTGAAGGCGGCCCTGTTCGAGCTTATGGAATGCAAGCGGCTCCTCGATGATGTGCGGCGTTAG
- a CDS encoding integration host factor subunit alpha has protein sequence MGGKTVTRADLCEAVYQKVGLSRTESAELVELVLAEIGECLERGETVKLSSFGSFVVREKGQRIGRNPKTGEEVPIAPRRVLVFKPSAVLKQRINEGAAS, from the coding sequence ATGGGGGGGAAGACTGTCACGCGCGCAGATCTCTGCGAAGCGGTCTACCAGAAGGTGGGCCTGTCGCGAACCGAATCGGCCGAACTGGTCGAGCTTGTTCTTGCCGAGATCGGCGAGTGCCTGGAACGGGGCGAGACGGTGAAGCTGTCGTCGTTCGGCTCTTTCGTCGTGCGCGAGAAGGGCCAGCGGATCGGAAGGAACCCCAAGACCGGCGAAGAAGTGCCGATTGCGCCACGGCGGGTGCTGGTCTTCAAGCCGAGCGCGGTACTGAAGCAGCGCATCAACGAAGGTGCCGCCTCCTGA
- a CDS encoding beta-ketoacyl-ACP synthase III produces MKKMRSVVRGTGSHLPDRVLTNAELSGMVDTTDEWIVQRTGIRERRIAAEGERTSDLAFAAATAALADAGLEARDIDVILVATATPDYTFPATAVIVQDRLGLHSGAAFDLQAVCSGFVFGIANADALIRSGQAHRVLVIGAETFSRILDWEDRTTCVLFGDGAGAIVLEGQEQDGAKTDRGVLATRLRSDGGHLHKLYVDGGPSSTQTVGHLRMEGREVFRHAVGLVSDVIDGALADAGAAAVEIDWFVPHQANKRIIDATARKFGWPDEKVVITVDRHGNTSAASIPLALDTARRDGRIREGDLVMLEAMGGGFTWGAALVRW; encoded by the coding sequence GTGAAGAAGATGCGCTCCGTGGTCCGCGGCACCGGTTCCCACCTTCCGGACCGCGTACTGACCAATGCCGAACTGTCAGGGATGGTCGACACAACCGACGAGTGGATCGTTCAGCGCACCGGGATCCGCGAGCGCCGCATCGCCGCCGAGGGCGAACGCACCTCGGATCTGGCATTCGCTGCCGCAACTGCGGCGCTTGCCGATGCCGGCCTGGAGGCGCGCGACATCGACGTGATCCTCGTGGCAACCGCCACCCCCGACTACACCTTTCCCGCTACCGCCGTCATCGTTCAGGACCGCCTCGGGCTGCATTCGGGAGCTGCGTTCGATCTGCAGGCAGTGTGCTCCGGGTTCGTCTTCGGCATCGCCAATGCCGACGCGCTGATCCGGTCCGGCCAGGCGCATCGGGTGCTGGTCATCGGCGCCGAGACGTTCTCCCGCATCCTCGACTGGGAGGACCGCACGACCTGCGTCCTGTTCGGCGACGGTGCCGGAGCCATCGTGCTCGAAGGCCAGGAGCAAGACGGTGCCAAGACCGACCGCGGCGTGCTTGCGACCCGGCTCAGGTCCGACGGTGGTCATCTGCACAAGCTCTATGTGGACGGCGGTCCATCCTCGACGCAGACGGTCGGCCATCTGAGGATGGAGGGACGCGAGGTGTTCCGCCATGCGGTGGGCCTCGTCTCCGACGTCATCGACGGGGCTCTCGCCGATGCCGGCGCGGCCGCCGTCGAGATCGACTGGTTCGTTCCGCACCAGGCCAACAAGCGGATCATCGACGCGACGGCGCGGAAGTTCGGCTGGCCGGACGAGAAGGTGGTGATCACGGTCGACCGTCACGGCAATACCTCGGCGGCGTCGATACCACTGGCGCTTGACACCGCGCGGCGTGACGGTCGCATCCGCGAGGGCGACCTGGTGATGCTGGAAGCCATGGGCGGGGGCTTCACCTGGGGGGCTGCGCTGGTGCGTTGGTAG
- the plsX gene encoding phosphate acyltransferase PlsX, translating to MSSPVRISIDAMGGDFGPSVVVPGCAIARERYPDCRFVFFGDASEVRPLLARHPALEAVAEVEHTDVAVRMEDKPSQALRQGRRRSSMWMALEAVKTGRADMAVSAGNTGALMAMSKLCLRMMPGIERPALAAIWPTLRGESIVLDVGATIGADAEQLVSFALMGEAMARALFSLKRPTVGLLNIGVEEVKGLEYVRAAGQMLREGGLPIAYAGFIEGDDIGKGTVDVVVTEGFSGNIALKTAEGTAKQIAQYLRDAMGRSLFSKIGFLFAKGAFDTLKEKMDPRKSNGGVFLGLNGLVVKSHGGTDAEGYAAAVALGHHLARNGLMKKVADSVDHYQKDRASAQEQHPEVAHS from the coding sequence ATGTCATCACCGGTGAGGATATCCATTGACGCCATGGGCGGGGATTTCGGCCCGTCCGTCGTCGTGCCGGGGTGCGCGATCGCGCGCGAGCGCTATCCGGACTGCCGGTTCGTGTTCTTCGGCGACGCCTCGGAGGTCCGCCCCCTGCTCGCGCGTCACCCAGCGCTCGAGGCGGTCGCGGAGGTGGAGCACACCGACGTCGCGGTCAGGATGGAGGACAAGCCCAGCCAGGCCCTGCGTCAGGGACGGCGACGGTCCAGCATGTGGATGGCGCTGGAGGCAGTGAAGACCGGCCGGGCGGACATGGCCGTGTCGGCCGGCAATACCGGCGCACTGATGGCGATGTCCAAGCTCTGCCTGCGGATGATGCCGGGTATCGAGCGGCCGGCGCTGGCCGCGATCTGGCCGACCCTGAGGGGCGAATCCATCGTGCTGGACGTCGGGGCGACCATCGGCGCCGATGCCGAGCAGCTGGTCAGCTTCGCGCTGATGGGCGAGGCGATGGCGCGAGCGCTCTTCTCGCTGAAGCGACCGACGGTCGGGCTGCTCAACATCGGTGTCGAGGAGGTCAAGGGCCTCGAATATGTTCGCGCCGCCGGGCAGATGCTGCGCGAGGGCGGGCTTCCGATTGCCTATGCCGGCTTCATCGAGGGCGACGACATCGGCAAGGGCACGGTGGACGTGGTCGTCACCGAAGGTTTCAGCGGAAACATTGCGCTGAAGACCGCCGAGGGCACTGCCAAGCAGATCGCGCAGTATCTGCGCGATGCCATGGGCCGCAGCCTGTTCTCGAAGATCGGCTTCCTGTTCGCAAAGGGCGCCTTCGACACGCTCAAGGAGAAGATGGATCCGCGCAAGTCCAATGGCGGCGTCTTCCTCGGCCTCAACGGGCTGGTCGTGAAGAGCCACGGCGGAACGGATGCGGAAGGTTATGCGGCGGCGGTCGCACTCGGCCATCACCTCGCCCGCAATGGACTTATGAAGAAGGTCGCCGACAGCGTCGATCACTACCAGAAGGATCGCGCGTCCGCGCAAGAACAGCACCCTGAGGTTGCCCACTCGTGA